CGCGACGACCACGGCGACGCCCCCGCCGTCGACCGGCCCCCGGCCCCGGGCCGGGTGACCGCCGCCCTGCATCCGGTGCTCCGGCGATACCGCCACGGGCAGCTGCTGGCCGAACAGCACCTGCCGGAGGACCTGTCGGCCGAGTGGCGGCGACCGGACCGCCACGTCCAGCCGCTGGTGGAGTTCCTGATGGCGGAGCTCAACGGCGGATCGTGACGGGTCGGGCGGTCCGGCCGCGCCGCACCCGCGCTCAGCCGCCGCCCGGGTCGGGTGCGGCACCGGCGGTCGACGGCTCGGGCAGGCGGGCCGCCCGGCCGTACAGGTAACGCTGGCGGGGGAGGTTCATCGACCGTCGGGCCGCGTGTTCGTACGCCTCCCGCGCACCGGCCGGATCCCCGGACCGCTCCAGCAGGTGGGCGCGGGCGGCGTGCCACCTCGGGTCGTCGGCGATCCGCTGGTCGGCCGCCAGGGCGTCCAGCAGGCGCAGCCCGACCCCGGGGCCCCGGGCCATCGCCACCGCCACCGCGTGGTTGAGGGCCACCACCGGGTTGTCCGCGATCCGCATCAGCACCTCGTAGAGGGCGACGATCTGCGCCCAGTCGGTCTCCCCGGCGCTCGGTGCCTCGTCGTGCACCGCCGCGATGGCCGCCTGGAGCTGGTACGGTCCGACGTCGCCGCGGGGCAGCACCGCGCTGACCAGGGCCACCCCCTCCGCGATCTGGTCGGCCCGCCAGCGGCGGCGGTCCTGCTCGGCCATCGGCACCAGCTCGCCGGCCGGGCCGACCCGGGCCGGCCCCCGGGCGTCGGTGAGCAGCATCAACGCCAGCAGCCCGGTGACCTCCGGGTCGGCCGGGAGCAGCCGGTGCAGCATCCGGGTCAGCCGGATCGCCTCGGTGGACAGGTCCACCCGGCGCAGATGCGTGCCGGCGGTGCTGGCGTACCCCTCGTTGAAGATCAGGTAGAGCACCTGCCGGACGGCGTCGAGCCGGGCCTCGCGGGTGGCGGCGTCGGGCAGCGCGAACGGCAACCCGCTGCCCCGGACGCGCTGCTTGGCGCGGGTGATCCGGCGGGCCATCGTGCTCTCGGGCACCAGGAACGCCCGGGCCACCTCACCGGTGGTCAGCCCGCCGACGGCCCGCAGGGTCAACGCGATCTGGGCAGCCGGCGGCAGCGCCGGATGACAGCACAGGAACAACAGGACCAGGCTGTCGTCGCCCGGATCCGGGTGGTCGGCCGGCGGGGCGAGCCACCGGCCGGTCGGGACCGCCCGCCCGGCGTCGTCCTCCCGTCGGCGGCGGGCCTGCTCACTGCGGAGCAGGTCGGTCAGCCGGCGGGCGGCCACGGTGACCAGCCAGCCCCGGGGGCTGTCCGGCAGGCCGTCGACCGGCCAGCGCGTCGCGGCGGCCAGCAGCGCCTCCTGGACGGCGTCCTCGGCGGTGTCGAAGTGGCCGTACCGGCGGACGAGCGCGCCGAGGACCTGCGGCGCGAGCACGCGCAGCAGGTCCTCGACGGCGGGTGGGCGCACGGTGCCGACTCAGCCGTCCAGGTCGTCGATGCCGTCGGCGACCGGTCGTACGTCCACGTACCCGCCCTCGGCGTCCGGGTCGACGAACCGGGCGGCGATCTGGGTCGCCCGGTCGAAGCTGGCGCAGTCGACGATGGTGAAGCCGGCCAGCACCTCCTGCGTCTCCGGGTACGGCCCGTCGGTGACCACCGGGGAGCCCTGCCGCAGCCGCACCCGACGGGCGTGCACCGGCGCGGTCAGTCCCTGCCCGTCGACCAGCTCGCCGGATTCGGCCAGCTCCTGGTGCACCGCCGCCATGTGGGCGTGCATCGCGGCGACCTGCTCCGGCGACATCGGCGGCTGCGCGCCGGGCCGCCCGGCCATCGCGTCGTAGTCGCGCTGCGAGCCGTACAACATGATCATGTATTTCATGGTCTCTCCTCTCGACCGGCCGTGGCCCGGCCGGACATCAGAGACGTCGGTGCCGCCGGACCGATCCGGACACCGTCCCCGAGGCTAACCGTCGACCAGCCGGGACGCCGGGGCCGGCGGCGACTACGTATCGTGTCCGTATGATGACGATGTGGCTGGTGCTGGGGGTGGCGGCACTGGTGACGGTGGGCACTGTCGGCTGGGTCGCCTGGCGCGACCGCGCCCGCGCCACCGGGGCCGGGGACCGCGCCGCCGGGCAGGAAGCCCAGGCCCGACAGCAGCGGTACGAGGCGGAGCGGCACCTCGCCCAGGGTGGGACGATCCAGCGTGGTCGGCCGCACCACTGACGGCCGGGCCGGGTCGATCCGGGTCGCCCATGGTCAACCGGACGTCGGCCGGGCATGATCGTCTGACGGTCGGGGTACCACCGACCACAGGACCGGGACGCCTGGGAGGCACACGGTGACGGCAGGCTCGGGACGCCGATCGCACGGACCGCTCGTCGCCGTGCTGACGGCGCTGGTGGTGGCGGTCGGCTGCGCGGCCGGCGGGGTGGGGGAGAGCGGCCCGGAGGCACCCCGGGAACCAGCCCCCCGGCAGTCCTCCCGCCCGGCGGCCCCGCCGTCGCCCGAGGCGCAGACCACCCGCGCCGACGGCACCACCAGCGTCGCCGAGTTCAAGAGCGACATTGAGGACGCGGTCACCATCGCCGAACGCTACTGGGCCGCCCGGTTCCGGACCACCGGCGAGCAGTTCCGGCCGATCCGCCGGATCGTGCCCTACCAGCGGGAGGGCGAGGTCTCCTGCGCCGGGCAGCCGCTGCCCCGCAACAACGCGGTCTACTGCTCCCGGGGCGACTTCATCGCCTACGACGTCAACTGGTCGGTCTCGGCGTTCCGGCAGGTCGGGGACGCGTTCGTGTTCTACCTGCTGGGCCACGAGTACGCCCACGGCATCCAGGTCCGGCTCGGCCTGCGCGCCGACTTCACCATCCAGCAGGAGTTGCAGGCCGACTGCATGGCCGGGGCGTACCTCGGCGACTCGGTCCGCGACGGCACCCTGAAACTGGACGCCGGTGACCTGGACGAGTTCCGTGAGGGGCTGCTCGCCGTCGGCGACGATCCCGACCAGCCGTGGTTCGCTGAAGGCTCACACGGCACCGCCGAACAGCGCACCGACTGGTTCTTCCGCGGCTACGAGAGGTCGCTGGACGCCTGCAACCTCGGCTGAGGAGCAGGTCACGTCCGGATGGCACGGCGGCGGGCGGTCCGGGCCGGGCTGGCAGGATCGCCCGGAGACCACCACCTGACGCCAGGAGGATCCGCTGAGCAGCCCACCCCCCGCCGCTGTGCTCTTCGACATGGACGGCACCCTGGTCGACAGCGAAAAGCTCTGGGACATCGCCCTGTACGAGCTGGCCACCGCGTACGGCGGCACGCTCACCGCAGCGGCCCGGCGGGCGATGGTCGGCACCAGCATGGCCGCGTCGATGCGCCTGCTCCACGACGACCTCGGCCAGCCCGAGCGGGATCCCCGGGTCAGCGCGGAGTGGATCCACGCCCGGATCCTGGAGCTGTTCCGCACCGGGCTGCGCTGGCGGCCGGGCGCGTTGACCCTGCTGCGGGCGGTCCGCGCGGCCGGTATCCCCACCGCGCTGGTCACCTCCAGCGGCCGGGCGCTGGTGGAGGTGGCGCTGGACACCCTCGGCCGGGGCAGCTTCGACGCCGTGGTCTGCGGTGACGAGGTCGACTCGGCCAAGCCGCACCCGGAGCCCTACCTGACCGCCGCCCGGTTGCTGGGCGTGCCGATCGGCCGGTGCGTGGCGATCGAGGATTCGCCGGCCGGGGTGGCCAGCGCGCTCGCCGCCGGTGCGGCGGTGCTGGCGGTACCGGCGGAGGTGCCGCTGCCGCCGACCGACGGCGTGCACCAGGTGGAGAGCCTCACCGCGGCGGACCTGGAGCTGCTGGCGGCGCTGCTCGGCGAACCGCCCGGCTGAGTCGCCCGAGCGGGTGTGTCGCCCGCCCGGGTGGGTCGCCCGTCCGGGTGTCGCCGCCCGGCTGAGCCGCCCGCCTGGTCGGCGCGGTGACGACGAGGGGGATCCCGCCGACCGGCGGAATCCCCTCGTGGCGTAGCGGGTCAGTCGTGCGCGATCGCGCCCAGCACGTTGATCCGGGCCGCCCGGATCGCCGGCAGCACCGCCGCCACCACCCCGATGACGGCCGCCAGCAGCAGGAACAGCCCCATCTGACCCCACGGGAGGATCAGGTCGGTGATGCCGTCGTCCTTGAGCGCCCGGACCACCGCGGCACCGAGGCCGACGCCCACCACGATCCCGAGCAGCGCCCCGAAGACCGAGATCACCACCGCCTCCACGGTGATCATCCGCATGGTCTGTGCCCGGCGCAGCCCGATCGCCCGCAGCAGACCCAGCTCACGGGTCCGCTCCAGCACCGACAGGGCCAGGGTGTTGACGATGCCGAGCACCGCGATCACGATCGCCAGCGCCAACAGGATCTGGATCATGGTGAGCAGGCTGTCCAGGGAACCCGTCTGCTGCGCGATGAACGCGTCCCGGTCGGCCAC
Above is a window of Micromonospora rifamycinica DNA encoding:
- a CDS encoding neutral zinc metallopeptidase, yielding MTALVVAVGCAAGGVGESGPEAPREPAPRQSSRPAAPPSPEAQTTRADGTTSVAEFKSDIEDAVTIAERYWAARFRTTGEQFRPIRRIVPYQREGEVSCAGQPLPRNNAVYCSRGDFIAYDVNWSVSAFRQVGDAFVFYLLGHEYAHGIQVRLGLRADFTIQQELQADCMAGAYLGDSVRDGTLKLDAGDLDEFREGLLAVGDDPDQPWFAEGSHGTAEQRTDWFFRGYERSLDACNLG
- a CDS encoding HAD family hydrolase; this translates as MLFDMDGTLVDSEKLWDIALYELATAYGGTLTAAARRAMVGTSMAASMRLLHDDLGQPERDPRVSAEWIHARILELFRTGLRWRPGALTLLRAVRAAGIPTALVTSSGRALVEVALDTLGRGSFDAVVCGDEVDSAKPHPEPYLTAARLLGVPIGRCVAIEDSPAGVASALAAGAAVLAVPAEVPLPPTDGVHQVESLTAADLELLAALLGEPPG
- a CDS encoding YciI family protein codes for the protein MKYMIMLYGSQRDYDAMAGRPGAQPPMSPEQVAAMHAHMAAVHQELAESGELVDGQGLTAPVHARRVRLRQGSPVVTDGPYPETQEVLAGFTIVDCASFDRATQIAARFVDPDAEGGYVDVRPVADGIDDLDG
- a CDS encoding RNA polymerase sigma factor; translation: MRPPAVEDLLRVLAPQVLGALVRRYGHFDTAEDAVQEALLAAATRWPVDGLPDSPRGWLVTVAARRLTDLLRSEQARRRREDDAGRAVPTGRWLAPPADHPDPGDDSLVLLFLCCHPALPPAAQIALTLRAVGGLTTGEVARAFLVPESTMARRITRAKQRVRGSGLPFALPDAATREARLDAVRQVLYLIFNEGYASTAGTHLRRVDLSTEAIRLTRMLHRLLPADPEVTGLLALMLLTDARGPARVGPAGELVPMAEQDRRRWRADQIAEGVALVSAVLPRGDVGPYQLQAAIAAVHDEAPSAGETDWAQIVALYEVLMRIADNPVVALNHAVAVAMARGPGVGLRLLDALAADQRIADDPRWHAARAHLLERSGDPAGAREAYEHAARRSMNLPRQRYLYGRAARLPEPSTAGAAPDPGGG